The Clostridium sp. AWRP genome has a window encoding:
- the dprA gene encoding DNA-processing protein DprA has translation MNIYDLWFACVKISNKLKISILKKFKSTREVYIHSIYNDGFTFLRKSYPKIYDEFKKAWNGYELQNMLQYCSMNGINAVNFCDKEYPARLKNYEDSPAVLFYKGNIKKLNDNFSVSIVGARDCSLYGKNLATLISREVTVNNISIISGMARGVDSYAQSAAVEKNGYTCAVLGSGVDVIYPRQNRKLYESILKGGCVLSEFVPKTKPYPYNFPLRNRIISGLSDVVIVIEAGDKSGSLITASCALEQGKDVMAVPGSIFSPKSRGTNKLIKDGAYVFTCLEDLFDILPVEYINKTCEKKNKLSCKEEKICNVIGHIPMHIDEISRTTNVDIKRLYELLFELQLKGEIMCLAGNYYVKVEGSESITT, from the coding sequence ATGAATATATATGATTTATGGTTTGCTTGTGTTAAAATATCAAATAAGTTGAAAATTTCTATCTTAAAAAAATTTAAAAGTACAAGGGAAGTATATATTCACAGTATTTACAATGATGGTTTTACATTTTTACGTAAAAGTTATCCTAAAATATACGATGAATTTAAGAAGGCTTGGAATGGCTATGAATTGCAGAATATGCTGCAATATTGCAGTATGAATGGAATTAATGCTGTAAACTTTTGTGATAAAGAATATCCTGCGAGATTAAAAAATTATGAAGATTCTCCAGCAGTTCTATTTTATAAAGGGAATATAAAAAAACTCAACGACAATTTTAGTGTGTCTATTGTAGGTGCTAGGGATTGTAGCTTGTATGGTAAAAATTTAGCCACATTAATAAGTAGGGAAGTTACTGTGAATAATATAAGTATAATAAGTGGTATGGCAAGAGGAGTTGATAGTTATGCACAGAGTGCAGCTGTTGAAAAAAATGGATATACCTGTGCTGTGCTTGGATCTGGGGTAGATGTCATATATCCCAGACAAAATAGAAAATTATATGAAAGTATTCTGAAGGGAGGATGTGTGTTGTCAGAATTCGTTCCTAAGACAAAACCTTATCCTTATAATTTTCCACTCAGAAATAGAATTATAAGTGGATTGAGTGATGTGGTGATTGTAATTGAGGCAGGGGATAAAAGTGGATCACTAATAACAGCAAGCTGTGCTTTGGAACAGGGCAAAGATGTTATGGCAGTACCGGGATCTATATTTTCTCCTAAGAGTAGGGGAACGAATAAACTTATAAAAGACGGAGCTTATGTATTTACATGTTTAGAGGATCTATTTGATATATTACCTGTAGAGTATATTAATAAAACTTGTGAAAAAAAGAATAAATTAAGCTGTAAAGAAGAAAAAATATGTAATGTAATAGGACATATTCCTATGCATATAGATGAAATAAGTAGAACAACTAATGTTGACATAAAACGATTATATGAGTTATTATTTGAATTGCAGTTAAAAGGTGAAATAATGTGTCTTGCAGGTAATTATTATGTAAAAGTTGAAGGCAGCGAGAGTATTACAACATAG
- the topA gene encoding type I DNA topoisomerase has translation MGQKLVIVESPAKAKTIGKYLGKNYVVKASMGHVRDLPKSQLGVDIDNEYTPKYITIRGKGELLDKLRKEAKKSEKVYLATDPDREGEAISWHLSHALKLDENEKCRIEFHEITKNAVKSSIKSARLININLVNAQQARRVLDRLVGYKISPILWRKIKWGLSAGRVQSVALKMICEREKKIVDFVPQEYWTIECELNKENESKCFNVKLTTFNKKKIEIGSKDEVDKIIKELKEGQFIVKSIKNTNKNRTPLPPFTTSTLQQDAYKKLNFSTKRTMSIAQQIYEGVDIKGYGTIGLITYMRTDSVRIAQEAQEVCRDFVVNKFGKEYIEEKPRNFKSKKNIQDAHEAIRPTNVEITPEIAKENLKPEQYKLYNLIWNRFVASQMSSCQIDVKSIDIVNSNYGLKVSGSRIKFDGFMKVYKYSSEEEKSDISLPKLEEGEKLLRKSIDGKQHFTQPPARFSEASLVKTLEENGIGRPSTYAPILSTLLDRKYIQREKKTLIPTELGDIVNNIVSQYFKQVVDVEFTAAMESKLDSIEDGKDDWRKVVGEFYEPLKKSIEIAEKEVARITIEDKVTDIKCDKCGRNMVIKHGRFGDFLACPGYPECKNTKPIVEELDVKCPKCQGKVLVKRSRKGRKFYGCSNYPDCDFVSWFEPTNEKCKECGSYMVKKYNKSKGNYLECSNSECKHREYKAVEDGDEKNS, from the coding sequence ATGGGACAAAAATTAGTTATAGTTGAATCACCAGCAAAGGCTAAAACCATAGGAAAATATTTAGGTAAAAATTATGTAGTCAAGGCTTCAATGGGCCATGTTAGGGATCTTCCCAAAAGTCAACTAGGAGTTGATATAGATAATGAATATACTCCTAAATATATAACTATAAGAGGAAAGGGTGAGCTTTTAGATAAGCTGAGAAAAGAAGCAAAAAAAAGTGAAAAAGTCTATTTGGCTACTGACCCTGATAGAGAAGGGGAAGCTATTTCTTGGCATCTATCTCATGCGTTAAAATTAGATGAAAATGAAAAATGTAGAATAGAATTTCACGAAATTACAAAAAATGCTGTTAAAAGTTCAATAAAATCTGCTAGATTAATAAATATAAATTTAGTTAATGCACAGCAGGCTAGAAGAGTACTTGACAGGTTAGTTGGATACAAGATAAGCCCTATACTTTGGAGAAAAATTAAATGGGGTTTAAGTGCAGGAAGAGTACAATCAGTAGCTCTCAAAATGATATGTGAGAGAGAAAAGAAAATAGTAGATTTTGTGCCACAAGAATACTGGACTATAGAATGTGAGCTCAATAAAGAAAATGAAAGTAAATGTTTTAATGTAAAGCTTACTACATTTAATAAGAAAAAAATTGAAATTGGTAGTAAAGATGAAGTGGATAAAATTATAAAAGAGTTAAAAGAAGGACAATTTATTGTAAAATCAATAAAAAATACTAATAAAAATAGAACTCCTCTTCCTCCATTTACTACAAGTACATTACAACAAGATGCCTATAAAAAATTAAATTTTTCTACTAAACGAACTATGTCCATAGCCCAACAGATATATGAAGGAGTGGACATAAAAGGGTATGGAACTATAGGTCTTATCACATATATGAGAACCGATTCAGTCAGAATAGCACAAGAAGCTCAGGAAGTTTGTAGAGACTTTGTAGTAAATAAATTTGGGAAGGAGTATATTGAAGAAAAACCTAGAAACTTTAAAAGCAAAAAAAATATACAGGATGCACATGAAGCTATAAGACCTACTAATGTAGAAATAACGCCTGAAATTGCAAAGGAAAATTTAAAACCAGAACAGTATAAACTTTATAATTTAATATGGAATAGATTTGTAGCGAGCCAAATGTCATCTTGCCAGATCGATGTTAAATCTATAGACATAGTGAATAGCAATTATGGATTAAAAGTCAGTGGATCACGAATAAAATTTGATGGATTTATGAAAGTCTACAAATATTCCTCGGAAGAAGAAAAATCCGATATATCCCTTCCTAAGCTTGAAGAAGGAGAGAAATTATTAAGAAAGTCTATAGATGGAAAACAGCATTTTACACAACCTCCAGCTAGGTTTTCTGAGGCATCTCTTGTAAAAACCTTAGAAGAAAATGGAATAGGCAGACCTAGTACTTATGCTCCAATTTTATCAACTCTTTTGGATAGAAAATATATACAGAGAGAAAAGAAAACTTTGATTCCAACTGAATTAGGAGATATAGTTAATAATATAGTAAGTCAGTATTTTAAGCAGGTAGTAGATGTGGAATTTACTGCTGCAATGGAGTCCAAGTTGGATAGTATTGAAGATGGAAAGGATGATTGGAGAAAAGTAGTAGGTGAATTTTATGAACCTTTAAAAAAATCCATTGAAATAGCAGAAAAGGAAGTTGCTAGAATTACTATAGAAGACAAGGTTACAGATATAAAGTGCGATAAATGTGGTAGAAATATGGTTATAAAGCATGGAAGATTTGGAGATTTTCTGGCATGCCCAGGATATCCGGAATGTAAGAATACAAAACCAATAGTGGAAGAGTTGGATGTAAAATGTCCTAAATGCCAGGGAAAAGTTTTGGTAAAAAGAAGTAGAAAAGGTAGAAAATTTTATGGGTGCAGTAATTACCCTGACTGCGATTTTGTAAGTTGGTTTGAACCTACAAACGAAAAGTGCAAAGAATGTGGAAGTTATATGGTAAAGAAATACAATAAATCTAAAGGAAATTATTTGGAATGTTCCAATTCAGAATGTAAACACAGAGAATATAAAGCAGTGGAAGATGGAGATGAAAAAAACAGCTGA
- the codY gene encoding GTP-sensing pleiotropic transcriptional regulator CodY, which translates to MSTLLDKTRKLNKILQKSGTEPVAFEDICKLLSEVLECNVYIISRRGKILGYNFPDGFECYMLKEKVINEMKFPEQYNNKLSNVHETLANLSNNGICVFEDGTSCDIDNKLTTIVPIVGNRERLGTLLLASFGEKFTDDDLVLGEYSATIIGLEILRSKNEEIEEEARKKAVVQLAIGTLSYSELEAVEHIFSELDGNEGLLVASKIADKVGITRSVIVNALRKFESAGVIESRSLGMKGTHIKILNEKLMDELKKIK; encoded by the coding sequence ATGTCAACACTATTAGACAAAACAAGAAAATTGAACAAGATATTACAGAAATCAGGAACAGAACCAGTAGCTTTTGAAGATATATGTAAATTGTTAAGTGAAGTTTTGGAATGTAACGTTTATATTATAAGTAGAAGAGGGAAAATATTAGGATATAATTTCCCAGATGGTTTTGAATGTTATATGCTTAAGGAGAAGGTAATAAATGAAATGAAATTTCCTGAACAGTATAACAATAAGCTTTCAAATGTACATGAGACTTTGGCCAATTTAAGTAATAATGGGATTTGTGTTTTTGAAGATGGAACTTCCTGTGATATAGATAATAAGCTTACAACTATAGTTCCTATAGTAGGTAATAGAGAAAGATTGGGAACTTTATTGTTAGCAAGTTTTGGAGAAAAATTTACAGATGATGATTTAGTATTAGGGGAATATAGTGCAACTATAATTGGACTTGAGATATTAAGATCTAAAAATGAAGAAATAGAAGAGGAAGCCAGAAAGAAAGCAGTAGTTCAATTAGCTATTGGAACTTTGTCGTACTCAGAATTAGAAGCAGTGGAACATATATTTAGTGAGTTGGATGGAAATGAAGGATTACTCGTAGCATCAAAAATAGCTGATAAGGTAGGAATAACCAGATCTGTTATTGTAAATGCGCTTAGAAAATTTGAAAGTGCAGGAGTTATAGAATCTAGGTCACTTGGAATGAAGGGAACTCATATTAAGATATTAAATGAAAAATTAATGGATGAGTTAAAGAAGATAAAATAA
- the rpsB gene encoding 30S ribosomal protein S2, whose amino-acid sequence MSVISMKQLLEAGVHFGHQTRRWNPKMAPYIFTERNGIYIIDLQKTVKKVEEAYNFIREVAAEGKDILFIGTKKQAQEAIKEEAKRSNMHYVNNRWLGGMLTNFATIKTRIAKLEELEKMEEDGTFEVLPKKEVIKLNNEKEKLEKNLGGIKTMNAENVGALFIVDPRKERNAISEAKILGIPVVAIVDTNCDPDEIDYVIPGNDDAIRAVKLITSKVADAVMEGRQGEQLAEEE is encoded by the coding sequence ATGTCAGTCATTTCAATGAAACAATTATTAGAAGCAGGTGTTCATTTTGGACATCAAACAAGAAGATGGAACCCTAAAATGGCTCCTTATATTTTTACAGAGAGAAATGGAATCTACATAATAGATTTGCAGAAAACAGTAAAAAAAGTAGAAGAAGCTTATAATTTTATAAGAGAAGTTGCAGCAGAAGGAAAAGATATATTATTTATTGGAACTAAAAAGCAAGCTCAGGAAGCTATTAAAGAAGAAGCAAAAAGAAGCAATATGCATTATGTAAACAATAGATGGCTTGGAGGTATGCTTACAAACTTTGCAACTATAAAGACAAGAATAGCTAAATTAGAAGAATTAGAAAAAATGGAAGAAGACGGAACATTTGAAGTTCTTCCTAAAAAGGAAGTTATAAAGTTAAATAATGAAAAAGAAAAGTTAGAGAAAAATTTAGGTGGAATAAAGACAATGAATGCTGAAAATGTAGGAGCACTTTTCATTGTCGATCCAAGAAAAGAAAGGAATGCTATATCTGAAGCTAAAATTTTAGGTATTCCAGTAGTAGCTATAGTTGATACAAATTGTGATCCTGATGAAATAGATTATGTTATACCTGGAAATGATGATGCAATAAGAGCTGTAAAATTAATTACATCTAAAGTTGCAGATGCAGTAATGGAAGGAAGACAGGGAGAACAATTAGCTGAAGAAGAATAA
- the tsf gene encoding translation elongation factor Ts, which translates to MITAQMVKELRERTGAGMMNCKKALNEANGDTEKAIEILREKGLSAAAKKSGRVASEGLVKTYISEDGKIASIVEVNCETDFVSVNEDFVGLVNNIAKQAALTSATTVEELEKEKYIADDTKTVKDALVALIAKLGENMTLRRFKKFAVSKGLIESYVHGGGRIGVLVKLECENESPVLKEVAKDVAMQVAAANPLFLDKNTVDTDALEKEKEIYKVQALNEGKPEKIVDKIVMGKVQKYYKENCLVNQVWVKDSDFTIDKYLKDKSKEVGAEIKISDFVRFEKGEGIEKKEENFAEEVRKQMEGK; encoded by the coding sequence ATGATAACTGCACAGATGGTAAAAGAACTTAGAGAAAGAACCGGAGCAGGAATGATGAACTGCAAAAAAGCTTTAAATGAAGCAAATGGTGATACTGAAAAAGCCATTGAAATATTAAGAGAAAAGGGGTTATCAGCTGCAGCTAAAAAATCCGGCAGAGTAGCTTCTGAGGGACTAGTTAAAACATATATTTCAGAGGATGGAAAAATTGCTTCAATAGTAGAAGTAAACTGTGAAACAGATTTTGTATCTGTAAATGAAGATTTTGTAGGTCTTGTAAATAATATAGCAAAACAGGCAGCTTTAACAAGTGCAACTACTGTAGAAGAGTTGGAGAAAGAAAAATATATAGCAGATGATACTAAGACTGTAAAAGATGCATTAGTAGCTTTAATTGCAAAATTAGGTGAAAATATGACACTTAGAAGATTTAAGAAATTTGCTGTTTCAAAGGGCTTAATCGAAAGCTATGTTCATGGTGGCGGAAGAATAGGAGTTTTGGTTAAACTTGAATGTGAAAATGAGAGCCCTGTTCTAAAGGAAGTTGCAAAAGATGTAGCTATGCAGGTAGCTGCTGCTAATCCACTATTCTTAGATAAGAATACAGTTGATACTGATGCTTTAGAAAAAGAAAAGGAAATATATAAAGTTCAAGCTTTAAATGAAGGAAAACCAGAAAAAATCGTTGATAAGATAGTTATGGGAAAAGTTCAAAAATATTATAAAGAAAACTGCTTAGTAAATCAAGTATGGGTTAAGGATTCAGATTTTACTATAGATAAATACCTTAAAGATAAATCAAAGGAAGTTGGAGCTGAAATAAAAATCTCTGATTTTGTTAGATTTGAAAAAGGTGAAGGAATAGAGAAGAAGGAAGAAAACTTTGCCGAAGAGGTTCGTAAGCAGATGGAAGGTAAATAG
- the pyrH gene encoding UMP kinase, whose protein sequence is MGNLKYKRVMLKLSGEALAGEKGYGLDFDVAKSIAIEIKELTSMGISVGVVVGGGNIWRGRSGEGMDRTTADYMGMLATCINALALQDSLENLGVNTRVQTAIEMREVAEPFIRRRAMRHLEKNRVVIFAAGTGNPYFSTDTTAALRAAEIEADVILLAKKVDGVYDKDPHKYKDAQKFDKLTYIEVLDKGLQVMDSTATSLCMDNDIPILVFGLDNPENIKKIVLGERIGTLVCKE, encoded by the coding sequence ATGGGCAATCTTAAATACAAAAGGGTAATGCTTAAACTTTCAGGGGAAGCTTTAGCAGGAGAAAAAGGATATGGGCTGGATTTTGATGTAGCAAAAAGTATAGCAATTGAAATAAAAGAACTCACATCTATGGGAATATCAGTAGGAGTTGTTGTAGGTGGTGGTAATATCTGGAGAGGAAGAAGCGGAGAGGGTATGGACAGAACCACTGCAGATTATATGGGAATGCTTGCTACATGTATAAATGCTCTGGCACTTCAGGATTCATTGGAAAACCTAGGCGTAAATACTAGAGTTCAGACAGCTATTGAGATGAGAGAAGTAGCAGAACCATTTATAAGAAGAAGGGCAATGAGACATTTAGAAAAAAATAGAGTAGTTATATTTGCCGCAGGCACTGGAAATCCGTATTTTTCAACAGATACAACTGCAGCTCTCAGGGCAGCAGAAATAGAGGCAGATGTTATACTTTTGGCTAAAAAAGTAGATGGTGTATATGACAAAGATCCTCATAAGTATAAAGACGCTCAAAAATTTGATAAGTTAACTTATATTGAAGTGTTAGATAAGGGACTTCAAGTTATGGATTCTACAGCTACATCACTTTGTATGGATAATGATATACCTATATTAGTGTTTGGATTGGATAATCCAGAAAATATAAAAAAGATTGTTCTTGGAGAAAGAATTGGTACACTTGTTTGTAAAGAATAA
- the frr gene encoding ribosome recycling factor gives MIKDTLNKADGKMGKTIDALKSELASMKAGRASAALLDRIEAEYYGSMTAINQLGNISIPEPRVLCIQPWDKTALKAIEKAILKSDLGINPSNDGEVIRLVIPELTEETRKDIVKNVKKAGEDSKVAVRAIRRECNDNIKALKKENDISEDEIKKAEADVQKKTDDFIKKIDEIIKKKENEIMSL, from the coding sequence ATGATCAAGGATACTTTAAATAAAGCAGATGGAAAAATGGGTAAGACCATAGATGCTTTAAAAAGTGAATTAGCTTCTATGAAAGCAGGAAGGGCTAGTGCAGCACTGCTTGATAGAATAGAAGCAGAATACTATGGCTCAATGACTGCTATAAATCAATTGGGAAACATATCTATTCCAGAACCAAGGGTACTTTGTATACAACCTTGGGATAAAACGGCCTTAAAGGCAATAGAAAAGGCAATATTGAAATCTGACCTGGGTATAAATCCATCTAATGACGGAGAAGTTATCAGATTGGTTATACCTGAACTTACAGAAGAAACTAGAAAAGATATAGTAAAGAATGTAAAGAAAGCAGGAGAAGATTCAAAGGTTGCTGTAAGAGCAATAAGAAGAGAGTGCAATGATAATATTAAAGCTCTTAAAAAAGAAAATGATATTTCTGAAGATGAAATAAAAAAGGCTGAGGCAGATGTTCAGAAAAAAACTGATGACTTTATAAAAAAGATAGATGAAATAATTAAAAAGAAAGAAAATGAAATTATGTCACTATAA
- a CDS encoding isoprenyl transferase, translating to MVKFFNLNKNEDKDDRQLHIDLNNVPKHIAIIMDGNGRWAKERNLPRSMGHKAGVEAVRDIVKECSKLNIKYLTLYVFSTENWKRPKDEVSVLMKLLVQYLKKELNELNENNVIINYIGDISKLPVPCQEQLIISHKETKTNTGLVLNLAVNYGGRNEIVRAFKLMYEDIKSKKIKEGDINEDTISKYLYTRGMPDPDIIIRPSGEQRLSNFLLWQCAYSEFWTSNVKWPDFKKEHLYKAISDYQNRDRRFGGLK from the coding sequence ATGGTAAAATTTTTTAACTTGAATAAAAACGAAGACAAAGATGATAGACAATTACATATTGATTTAAACAATGTTCCAAAACATATAGCTATTATAATGGATGGAAATGGTAGATGGGCTAAAGAAAGAAACCTGCCTAGATCTATGGGACATAAAGCAGGAGTAGAAGCTGTAAGAGATATTGTAAAAGAGTGCAGCAAGTTAAATATAAAGTATTTAACGCTATATGTTTTTTCTACAGAAAATTGGAAAAGACCTAAGGATGAAGTAAGTGTTCTTATGAAGCTTTTAGTTCAATATTTAAAAAAGGAATTAAATGAGTTAAATGAAAATAATGTTATTATAAACTATATTGGAGATATAAGTAAGCTGCCTGTGCCTTGTCAAGAGCAATTAATCATATCTCATAAGGAAACTAAAACTAATACCGGACTTGTTCTAAATTTGGCGGTAAATTATGGTGGAAGAAATGAAATTGTAAGGGCTTTTAAACTTATGTATGAAGATATAAAATCTAAAAAAATAAAAGAAGGAGACATAAATGAGGACACTATATCAAAGTATTTGTATACTAGAGGTATGCCAGATCCTGATATTATAATAAGGCCAAGTGGAGAACAGCGTTTAAGCAATTTCTTATTATGGCAGTGTGCATACTCTGAATTTTGGACTTCCAACGTAAAGTGGCCTGATTTTAAAAAAGAACATCTTTATAAAGCTATTTCTGATTATCAAAATAGAGATAGAAGATTTGGAGGATTAAAATAA
- a CDS encoding phosphatidate cytidylyltransferase, producing MNNRYLGAFALIPFILILFLGGIYLKYGIMIISLMGMYEFYKVIKQKNINPINIVGYLLCISYYITLRVEVNYKFVFFAIIVSIFMTLCIPVLDVEYNFLDVATTLFGFLYVAVFFSTIVLVNSSSYGNYLVWIIVISSWCCDTAAYYTGKFLGKRKLCPKVSPKKTVEGSIGGIIGSAVACGVFGFFSIQRGVPISFYHYIVMGIICGAFCQFGDLAASSIKRYVGVKDYSNLIPGHGGILDRFDSILFSGVIVYYYLTFVAVI from the coding sequence TTGAATAATAGGTATTTGGGAGCATTTGCACTTATACCATTTATTTTGATATTATTTTTGGGCGGAATTTATTTAAAATATGGAATTATGATCATTTCACTTATGGGAATGTATGAATTTTATAAAGTAATAAAACAAAAAAATATAAATCCTATAAATATAGTAGGTTATTTACTTTGTATATCCTACTATATAACCTTAAGGGTAGAGGTAAATTATAAGTTTGTATTTTTTGCTATTATAGTGTCAATTTTTATGACACTTTGTATTCCAGTTTTAGATGTGGAATATAATTTTTTAGATGTAGCAACTACGCTGTTTGGTTTTCTGTATGTGGCAGTATTTTTTAGCACTATAGTTTTAGTAAATAGCAGTAGTTATGGTAACTATTTAGTGTGGATTATAGTTATATCTTCCTGGTGCTGTGATACAGCAGCTTACTATACGGGTAAGTTTTTAGGAAAGAGAAAATTGTGTCCCAAGGTGAGTCCTAAAAAGACAGTGGAAGGTTCTATAGGTGGAATAATTGGCAGTGCAGTGGCTTGTGGAGTTTTTGGATTTTTTTCAATTCAAAGAGGTGTTCCCATATCATTTTATCATTATATAGTAATGGGAATAATTTGCGGAGCATTTTGTCAGTTCGGGGATCTGGCAGCTTCTTCTATAAAAAGATATGTAGGGGTAAAGGACTATAGTAATCTTATACCAGGTCATGGTGGAATTTTAGATAGATTTGACAGCATACTTTTTTCAGGAGTTATAGTTTATTACTATTTAACTTTTGTAGCTGTAATTTAA